A single genomic interval of uncultured Desulfobacter sp. harbors:
- the ltrA gene encoding group II intron reverse transcriptase/maturase — MCGTWEPVALMLREKYKRRTRKYESTDAGHRGGATRSSDEDSVMELERRGSIDQLEVKKTTGNRRIGLNQAKPFCIPKLEVMEAYERVKANKGAAGVDGQSIEEFESNLKDNLYKLWNRMSSGSYFPPPVMRVEIPKGDGRMRPLGIPTVSDRIAQQIVKQQLEPELEKHFHPDSYGYRPEKSALDAVGKARENCWKYDWVLDLDIKGFFDNIDHDLLMKAVRYHTDDRWVLLYIERWLKAPVMMTDHTLFYPKKGTPQGGVISPLLANLFLHYAFDNWMERQCPTIPFERYADDAVCHCKSLAQAEYLLRKLNERMENVGLELHPEKTKIVYCKDTDRQKDYALTSFDFLGYTFRARKSKNRWGKFFINFSPAVSNKAAKAIRQTSRKWNWPRRSDKSLEDLAHMFNPVIQGWINYYGRFYKSALYPALRCLDRRLVIWATRKYKRFRGHRRRASQWLARIARRQPNLFAHWRLLYA; from the coding sequence TTGTGTGGAACGTGGGAACCTGTCGCCCTGATGCTAAGGGAGAAATACAAGCGGAGGACCCGTAAGTATGAGAGTACCGATGCAGGGCACAGGGGCGGAGCGACCCGTAGTAGTGATGAAGATTCTGTAATGGAATTGGAGCGAAGGGGAAGCATTGACCAGCTTGAAGTAAAGAAAACAACTGGAAACAGGAGGATTGGATTGAACCAAGCAAAGCCGTTTTGTATTCCTAAACTTGAGGTTATGGAGGCATATGAACGGGTTAAAGCCAACAAAGGGGCTGCCGGTGTAGACGGACAGTCAATCGAAGAGTTTGAGTCTAACTTAAAGGACAATCTTTACAAGCTCTGGAATCGGATGTCCTCCGGCAGTTATTTCCCTCCTCCGGTAATGAGGGTGGAAATACCCAAGGGAGACGGTCGAATGAGGCCGTTGGGAATACCGACAGTGTCGGACAGAATCGCTCAGCAGATAGTCAAACAGCAATTGGAGCCGGAATTGGAAAAACATTTTCATCCGGATTCGTATGGCTATCGACCGGAGAAATCTGCTTTGGATGCAGTTGGGAAAGCCCGGGAGAATTGCTGGAAATATGACTGGGTATTGGATCTTGATATTAAAGGATTTTTCGATAATATTGACCATGATCTTTTGATGAAAGCAGTTCGGTATCACACGGATGACAGATGGGTGCTTCTGTATATAGAACGGTGGCTGAAAGCCCCTGTGATGATGACAGACCACACACTATTCTATCCAAAGAAGGGAACCCCGCAAGGAGGTGTTATCAGTCCCTTGCTGGCCAATCTCTTTTTGCATTATGCATTTGACAACTGGATGGAAAGGCAGTGCCCGACCATACCGTTTGAGCGTTATGCGGATGATGCAGTGTGCCATTGTAAAAGCCTTGCCCAGGCTGAATATTTGCTTAGAAAGCTGAATGAGCGAATGGAGAATGTGGGACTGGAATTACATCCGGAGAAGACGAAAATAGTCTACTGCAAGGATACAGACCGGCAAAAGGATTATGCCCTGACAAGTTTTGATTTTCTGGGTTATACATTTCGTGCTCGGAAATCAAAGAACCGATGGGGAAAATTCTTCATTAATTTTTCTCCTGCTGTCAGCAATAAAGCAGCAAAAGCAATTCGGCAAACCTCACGAAAGTGGAATTGGCCCAGGCGCAGTGACAAGAGCCTGGAAGATTTAGCCCACATGTTCAATCCTGTCATTCAAGGTTGGATTAACTACTATGGCAGGTTTTATAAATCTGCACTCTACCCGGCCTTAAGGTGCCTGGATCGCCGGTTGGTGATTTGGGCAACAAGGAAATACAAACGTTTTAGAGGGCATCGACGAAGGGCAAGTCAGTGGCTGGCTCGAATTGCACGAAGACAGCCAAATTTGTTTGCCCATTGGAGACTACTTTATGCATAG
- a CDS encoding ISAzo13 family transposase, translated as MRRYYESLNERDRRRYAGMEALILGHGGQNYIAKILGCSRKTVRKGAVEVAKLPLRTVQELIGKVPDEHPKIRNAGGGRKPYWISNPEIDEQFLGALRDHTAGDPMDEKIRWTNLRAWEIVEALKDEHGIEVSRNVVRKLLKRHGYRLRKAQKRLSLRKSVPDRNEQFDNIVKLRSVYLKAGNPIISMDTKKKEHLGNFYRDGHLYTLEELKVYDHDFPSFAEGVVIPHSLYDLQLNIGYVQVGTSHDTSEFACDSFRHWWYDYGCKNYPNATSILVLCDGGGSNSSRHYLFKQDLQILADEIGIEIRIAHYPPYCSKYNPIEHRLFPHITRACQGVVFSSLKLVTDLISKTRTHKGLKVFVHVIEKAYQTGRKVCKNFKSTMRIVFDETLPKWNYCAVPKGF; from the coding sequence ATGCGCCGATATTATGAAAGCCTGAACGAACGAGATCGCCGGAGATATGCTGGTATGGAAGCCCTTATATTGGGACATGGCGGTCAAAATTATATTGCCAAAATTTTGGGATGCAGCAGGAAAACTGTGCGTAAAGGCGCAGTTGAAGTTGCAAAGTTGCCTTTGCGTACAGTACAAGAACTTATTGGCAAAGTACCGGATGAACACCCTAAAATACGTAATGCTGGGGGAGGACGGAAACCGTATTGGATTTCCAACCCGGAAATAGATGAGCAATTTCTGGGCGCATTGCGTGATCATACGGCAGGAGACCCAATGGATGAGAAAATTCGATGGACGAACCTGCGTGCATGGGAGATCGTCGAAGCCCTGAAAGATGAGCATGGCATTGAAGTGAGCCGAAATGTTGTCCGTAAACTGCTTAAAAGACATGGCTATCGCCTCCGCAAAGCACAAAAAAGACTATCCTTGAGAAAAAGTGTACCTGATCGGAATGAGCAATTCGATAATATTGTGAAACTCAGATCGGTGTATCTGAAGGCCGGTAATCCGATTATCAGTATGGATACCAAGAAAAAGGAGCATCTTGGCAATTTTTATCGGGACGGTCATCTTTATACGCTCGAAGAATTGAAGGTATATGATCATGATTTTCCAAGTTTTGCAGAAGGTGTGGTCATTCCCCACAGCCTGTATGATTTACAGCTCAATATCGGATATGTTCAGGTGGGGACGAGTCATGATACCAGTGAATTTGCATGCGACAGCTTCCGTCATTGGTGGTATGATTATGGCTGCAAAAATTACCCGAATGCAACGTCAATTTTAGTTTTGTGCGACGGCGGAGGCAGTAACAGCTCACGACATTACCTTTTTAAACAGGATCTTCAAATTTTGGCAGATGAGATCGGGATTGAAATTCGAATCGCTCACTATCCCCCGTATTGTTCGAAATACAACCCGATTGAACATCGTCTATTTCCCCACATAACACGTGCATGCCAGGGTGTCGTTTTTTCAAGTTTGAAGCTGGTTACAGATCTGATCTCTAAAACGCGAACCCACAAGGGGTTAAAGGTCTTCGTTCATGTCATTGAAAAGGCTTACCAAACCGGCAGAAAAGTCTGTAAAAACTTTAAATCAACAATGCGCATTGTATTCGATGAAACCTTGCCCAAGTGGAATTATTGTGCAGTTCCAAAAGGATTTTGA
- the iscB gene encoding RNA-guided endonuclease IscB, translating into MQVFVLDTNKRQLEPVHPAEARLLLNEQRAAVYRKYPFTIILKEEVPEAKPEALRLKIDPGSRITGIAVLRGSGEIVFAMELTHRGFRIKSQLESRRTIRRSRRNRKARYRKPRFENRTRPKGWLAPSLKSRVYNIETWVSRLRSVCNITAISMELVRFDTQLLQNPEISGGAYQQGELAGYEVREYLLEKWNRTCAYCGKTDVPLEIEHIVPRSKGGSNSVNNLTIACHSCNQSKGNSPVEQFLRGRPALLAKITAKAKAPLRDAAAVNATRWCLYHRLLQHCPVEVGSGGLTKFNRITRNLPKTHWLDAACVGRSTPDIIFQTHKQVLQVTAMGHGTRQMCRPDKFGFPRTGSKARNKKVRGFQTGDIVEAIVTTGKKAGHYIGRVAVRASGSFNIKTGTETVQGIGWRYCRLLHAADGYTYNF; encoded by the coding sequence ATGCAGGTTTTTGTACTCGATACGAATAAACGTCAACTTGAACCGGTACATCCGGCAGAGGCGAGATTGCTGTTAAACGAGCAACGAGCCGCTGTGTACAGGAAATACCCATTTACAATTATTTTAAAAGAAGAAGTCCCGGAGGCAAAACCCGAAGCGTTGAGATTGAAAATAGACCCCGGGAGCAGGATAACCGGGATAGCTGTTCTCAGAGGCTCAGGTGAAATTGTTTTTGCTATGGAGCTTACCCATAGAGGGTTCCGAATTAAAAGTCAACTGGAGTCCAGGCGCACCATACGCAGGTCTCGTAGAAACCGTAAAGCACGTTACAGAAAACCCAGGTTCGAAAACAGGACACGCCCAAAAGGATGGTTAGCACCGTCGTTAAAGAGCAGGGTGTACAATATAGAGACTTGGGTGAGCCGGTTACGCAGTGTGTGCAACATTACGGCAATTTCTATGGAATTGGTACGATTTGATACTCAGCTGTTGCAAAACCCGGAGATATCCGGGGGAGCTTATCAACAAGGCGAACTTGCGGGCTATGAGGTACGCGAGTACCTTCTGGAAAAATGGAACCGTACTTGTGCATACTGTGGCAAGACGGATGTACCCTTGGAAATTGAGCATATTGTTCCAAGGTCCAAAGGTGGGTCAAACAGTGTCAATAACTTGACCATAGCTTGTCACAGCTGCAATCAGAGCAAAGGCAATAGCCCGGTAGAGCAATTTCTGAGAGGCAGACCAGCGCTTTTAGCGAAAATCACAGCTAAAGCTAAGGCGCCTCTAAGAGATGCAGCTGCCGTAAATGCGACACGATGGTGCCTATACCATAGGCTTCTACAACATTGCCCTGTTGAAGTGGGCTCCGGTGGATTGACTAAATTCAACAGAATAACCCGTAACTTACCCAAAACCCACTGGCTTGACGCAGCTTGCGTAGGCAGAAGCACTCCGGATATCATATTTCAAACCCATAAGCAGGTCCTACAGGTGACTGCTATGGGCCATGGTACCAGACAGATGTGTCGGCCTGATAAGTTCGGATTCCCACGAACCGGCTCTAAAGCCCGTAACAAAAAAGTAAGGGGCTTTCAAACCGGGGACATCGTTGAAGCTATTGTTACTACCGGTAAAAAAGCGGGGCATTACATCGGGCGAGTGGCCGTCCGTGCAAGCGGAAGTTTCAATATCAAAACCGGTACCGAGACAGTACAAGGCATTGGTTGGCGATATTGTAGGCTTTTACATGCAGCCGATGGTTATACCTACAATTTTTAA
- a CDS encoding NAD-dependent epimerase/dehydratase family protein: MSLGNVLVTGGGGFLGKALVRKLVDKGENVFSFSRSRYSELDKLGVSQIQGDLADARAVTDALKGMDTVFHTAAKPGIWGPYDEYFRINVTGTVHVIEACMKNKVGRLIYTSSPSVVFDDKDMHGANESVPYPDKYLASYPETKALAEKEVIKAAEQGLCVIILRPHLIWGPEDNHLVPAIINRAKRLKIIGPDTDLVDTIYVDNAADAHILAAEKLSQNPDLSGNIYFISQDAPMSKWTLANAFLAAAGLPPIKGHVSGRTAYAAGWFFEFIYRTFGIKKDPPMTRFAAKELSTSHWFDISRAKNDLGYVPKISTQEGLRRLKVWLNRK, encoded by the coding sequence ATGAGTCTGGGAAATGTTTTGGTTACCGGCGGCGGCGGCTTTCTGGGCAAGGCGTTGGTCAGAAAATTAGTGGATAAAGGCGAGAACGTGTTTTCATTTTCCCGGTCCCGGTATTCGGAGTTGGATAAACTGGGTGTTTCCCAGATCCAGGGGGATCTTGCCGATGCCCGTGCAGTGACCGATGCCTTAAAAGGCATGGACACCGTGTTTCATACTGCGGCAAAACCCGGTATATGGGGCCCTTATGATGAATATTTTCGTATCAATGTCACAGGAACCGTGCATGTCATTGAAGCCTGCATGAAAAATAAGGTTGGCCGGCTGATTTATACCAGTTCACCTTCTGTGGTGTTTGATGACAAGGATATGCACGGTGCAAATGAGTCGGTCCCCTATCCGGATAAATATCTGGCCTCCTATCCCGAAACCAAAGCGCTGGCGGAAAAAGAGGTGATTAAAGCTGCGGAGCAGGGTCTTTGCGTCATCATTTTGCGGCCCCATTTGATCTGGGGACCGGAAGATAACCACCTGGTACCGGCTATTATCAATAGGGCTAAACGGCTGAAGATTATTGGTCCGGATACGGATCTTGTGGACACCATTTATGTGGATAATGCAGCCGACGCCCATATCCTGGCCGCTGAAAAGCTGTCCCAAAACCCTGATCTGTCCGGAAACATATATTTTATCAGCCAGGATGCACCCATGTCCAAATGGACCCTGGCCAATGCTTTTCTGGCAGCCGCAGGCCTGCCGCCAATTAAGGGGCATGTATCCGGAAGAACTGCTTATGCGGCCGGGTGGTTTTTTGAATTTATTTACCGAACCTTTGGTATTAAAAAGGATCCTCCCATGACCCGGTTTGCTGCCAAGGAACTTTCCACCTCTCACTGGTTTGACATCAGCCGGGCAAAAAATGACCTGGGTTATGTGCCGAAGATTTCCACCCAGGAAGGGTTAAGGCGCCTGAAAGTATGGTTGAACCGGAAATGA
- a CDS encoding YhjD/YihY/BrkB family envelope integrity protein, translating to MVEPEMKPMPMISFSFAQFRTKAIRVLCRAAKGYQRDSCALRASALSLYTLFSIVPVMAMAFGIAKGFGFQQFLEAEVLALFQGHEEIVQSILVFSNNLLEKTQGGLMAMLGVLLLLYSLIKLMFYIEGTFNRIWWVRDGRPLIRKITDYLTIALAAWLLGLLSGSVNLFMIPRLESFWAYLGVPINIKGVISFFISVVPYVVTWSLFMFFYVIMPHKKVNFRAAAIGAVFAGTLFQIIQTAFLKFQVFVTGYNAIYGSFAALPLFLIWLQVSWGVLLYGAEIAFEWENTENARTPDLSFNTMSIRAKKLAMLEIVKQCVQRFAEKKSPATDNRIARELNLPLTIVHHLLGILMDAGVLYSVNLKGNTTGYTPAMDIECMSIMDVLCAVEHQGDSNAYTAGSLLTQALEDSLDGFDRAARVCNGERLIKDI from the coding sequence ATGGTTGAACCGGAAATGAAGCCGATGCCGATGATATCCTTTTCATTCGCGCAATTTCGGACCAAGGCCATCCGGGTGCTTTGCAGGGCTGCCAAGGGGTATCAACGGGACAGTTGCGCGCTGCGGGCATCTGCTTTGAGCCTGTACACCCTTTTCAGCATCGTGCCTGTCATGGCCATGGCCTTTGGTATTGCCAAGGGCTTCGGGTTCCAGCAGTTCCTTGAGGCAGAGGTGCTGGCTTTATTTCAAGGCCACGAGGAGATTGTCCAAAGTATCCTGGTTTTCAGCAATAATCTGCTGGAGAAAACCCAGGGAGGGCTTATGGCCATGCTTGGCGTCCTGCTTCTTTTGTACTCCCTCATTAAACTGATGTTTTATATTGAAGGGACATTCAACCGTATCTGGTGGGTCAGGGACGGCAGGCCTTTGATCAGAAAAATCACTGATTACTTGACCATTGCCCTGGCAGCATGGCTTTTGGGTCTTTTGTCCGGATCCGTGAATTTGTTCATGATTCCCCGCCTGGAATCTTTCTGGGCCTATCTTGGTGTGCCGATTAACATTAAGGGTGTCATTTCCTTTTTTATCAGTGTTGTCCCCTATGTGGTCACCTGGTCGCTGTTTATGTTTTTTTATGTGATCATGCCTCATAAAAAGGTAAATTTCAGGGCTGCTGCCATAGGGGCTGTATTTGCCGGTACTTTGTTTCAGATCATCCAGACCGCGTTTTTAAAGTTTCAGGTTTTTGTGACAGGCTATAATGCCATTTATGGCAGTTTTGCCGCATTGCCTTTGTTTTTAATCTGGTTGCAGGTTTCCTGGGGCGTACTGCTTTATGGGGCCGAAATTGCTTTTGAGTGGGAAAATACCGAAAATGCAAGAACCCCGGACCTGAGTTTTAATACGATGAGCATCCGGGCTAAAAAACTTGCCATGCTGGAAATTGTCAAACAATGTGTTCAGCGTTTTGCAGAAAAAAAATCCCCTGCCACAGATAATCGTATTGCAAGGGAACTGAATCTGCCCTTAACCATTGTGCATCATCTTCTTGGAATTCTTATGGATGCAGGCGTGTTGTATTCAGTTAATCTAAAAGGCAATACAACCGGCTACACCCCGGCCATGGATATTGAGTGTATGAGTATTATGGATGTGCTTTGTGCCGTAGAGCACCAGGGGGATTCAAATGCGTATACGGCAGGTTCCCTGTTGACCCAGGCCTTAGAGGACAGTCTTGATGGGTTTGATAGGGCCGCCCGGGTCTGTAATGGAGAGCGGTTGATTAAAGATATTTAG